The nucleotide sequence ataagtactagatgtgatggggaagtaacacgtaacattttaattacattttgctaaaatgaacaaaatgaacgaaattactcgaaaaaagattcgttcattttgctgaacgttACTCAAATGTTGTTTTTGGATGTGATGAATCGTTTGGCAGCACTAATATGAAAAAGACTGTAATTATGTCTGTGTAGAGCGTGTGTGTTTTacctctctgtgtctctgtctctcgctgTCCTTCATATACTGCTGCTGGAGCTGTTCTCGCTCTCTTTCAAGCCTCCTCTCCTCGGCTTGTTCCTGCGACCGTCGTATGgtctcctctttctctttctgccgCCTGCGCTCCTCTACCTGAGCCTCAATGGCCCGCTACACATAACACAGAGTCACAGAGCTCAGGAATGTAAGTGTGCAGCAGTGATCTGAGGGTTTAGTCGAGGGTTGAATCTCACCTGGTGCTCCAGCTGTTTGAGTTTCCTGCGTTCTCGCTCCTCGATCTGAGCAGGGTCCAGCAAGGCTGTCATTGTGCGAAGGTAACTGAACAAGGAATCACAAAAGCGTAAATCCCCTGAACAAGCCAGACTtagaatatttaaattgatttaattatttaaaaaaagtctaatttCTAAAGTCTTTAGGCCAAGATTTTTATATAGGTACATTATCATTATAAATTAACATCCATTCTGtattaaattactgaaatttaAACaagaaatttacatttaaaaaatcccaGCTGTAGTTGCCAGAATAGTTGCAAGTTTTTAGCATAGCATTTTCCGTTGTTTACTGTTATGAGCATGGTAATGAATGTTTTTTATGGTCTGATGGATCTGTTCTGCCACCTCAGGGTTTGTTGTGAGCTAACACACCTGGATCTCTGTTGGTTTCCCTGAGTGGTGTCCACGCTGGCCCTCCCCAGACTGTCCCCTCCAAACGCACTCGAGCCGTCCCACGCCGTGGACAGAGCTCCGGAGACGGAGCGGTGAGACAGACAGCTGCTGGGGTCAGGGACCCCTCGCTCGGGGACCACAGCTGAGGGCTGATGGAGAGAGTCAAAATGAAGGGCCCAGCGCTCCATGTCCTCGCCCTGTAGAGGACAATGAGAGGTGACAAAGAGCACTGACAGGAGATCGTATCGCACTAAACAATCTGCTGACTTGCTGTGGTCTGTCCTGCGGTGGACCCCATAGAAGAAAATTAAAGACCAATACAGCAAAGTGAAACCGTATGAAGAGAGAGTGGTGCATGCAAAGATGTGAATGTTTATGAAGGATTAGTCCCTCTGTCAGTATCTGTATCTGTCAGTATCTGTCTAATGTCATTTCCACCAGCTCTAACCGTCCTAGAGCGGTATTCAACACAATTCAGTCTGTTATAAATCCATCTAGTAATGCTCTACAGCAGGCCTCAAAGTCAACCTGTAATGATTTCCTCCATTATTTTGTTGATAAAGTAGCCTCTGTTAAACAGAGTATTAAGAACATGTCTAACACTTTTGACTTGTGCTCTTCTCCTGTCCGTTctgtgtttaatgtgtttgagcCAGTGTCACTCCCTCTCCTCTCTGATGTGGTCCAGGGGCTGAGACCGACAAACTGTCCTCTGGACATTATCCCATCTAAAATGCTTAAACAGGTTTTTAACACAGTGGGCCCATGCCTCCTCTCATTTATAAACAGTTGCCTGAGTTCAGGTTCTGTACCAACTGTATTCAAGCACGCAGTGGTCAGGCCTCTGCTAAAAAAAACCCAACCTTGATCCTACCGTTATGTCAAATTTTAGACCTGTGTCCCATTTACCTTTTCTATCCAAGGTTTTGGAAAAGATTGTTTTCTTATAGTTACAGTCTTTTCTGGAGAACAATCAGATTTTTGAAAAGTTTCAGTCTGGCTTTAGGACACGACACAGCACTGAGTCCGCTCTTCTCAAAGTACAAAATGACATTCTCTTGTCCCTTGATGAGAAAAAGCCAGTGCTGCTCATAATGCTGGACCTTACTGCAGCATTTGACACCGTGGACCACTCAGTCCTCCTGACACGTCTGGAACAACAGGTTGGGCTTCAGGGACCTGTGCTGCAGTGGTTTAGGTCGTATTTAACAGAGAGGACTTTTTCTGTTAGGATTGGtgacctctcctcctcctccgctccCTTGACCTCTGGTGTGCCACAAGGTTCCATTTTGGGCCCTGTTTTATTTTCCTTGTATATGTTGCCGTTAGGTGCAGTTATTTCAAAGCACAAAATGTCTTTTCATCCGTACGCAGACGACCTACAGGTTTACCTTCCGGTTGTCCCTGCTTGTCCTAATAGTCTTCAGTCCATCAACAGATGCTTAGAGGACATCAGATTGTGGCTGTCCCAGGATTTCCTCTGTTTGAATGAGGATAAAACTGAATGTATTGTGTCCGGCACATCCAACCTGCCCAGTGTTTCAGCTCCTGGTCCTTTTGCTTTGGCCCCCCATCTTAACCATGTTGTCAAAAATCTGGGGGTAAAACTAGACAGCAGTCTAAAATTTGATGAACAAATAGATTCGGTGGTTAGGGCAAGCTTTTTTCAGCTTCGCCTCCTTTCAAAGGTCAAACCGTTTTTAAGTCGTGCTGACCTGGAGAAAGCCATCCATGCTTTTATTAGCTCCCGCATAGACTACTGCAATGCGCTCTATGTGGGAGGTTACCAAACTGGACTTCACCGTTTGCAGCTTGTGCAAAACGCTGCTGCCCGACTGCTAACTAACAGTCGTAAACACGAGCACATAACACCTGTCCTGTACTCCCTGCACTGGTTCCCTGTCCAGTttagaattaattttaaaatcttaatgtttgtttttaataaactcaCGGGCCTTGCACCTTCCTATTTGTGTGAGATTCTGACCCCTCACAAACCCAGCAGAGCTCTACGTTCTGCTGGGCAACATCTGCTGAAGGTGCCCCGGTCCCGGTTCAAACAGTGGGGCGATCGTTCTTTTGCAGTGGCCGGTCCTAAACTCTGGAACTTGTTGCCCATTGAGTTACGTTCCATCACTGACCGGCCTCTGTTTAAAGCCAAACTTAAaacctatttatttaaaatggctttttgcaCTTAATGGCTCTGTGACACtgctctgtttttattgtgtaaatatgttttaaacctatttgtaattatgtttattttttactattgttttaatctataaatatataaagaaatatctggtattgctttttttaatgagatggtaacactttattttatggtgtcctgTTACAGATGTTACATATttactatagtaataacaataaattatgcataccTATACACAACTAAGCCAAAACCGAACCCCTATCTTAACCCATTaccatataattaataaatactactCAGTACTTAAAGgtacagtgtaaaataaagtgtaaccgagATTTCAGACTATTTAAAGGTAAAACAATCATGACAAATGCATTAGAGTACAACAAAATAAATGGTTTAGTTTGGTTTTAATACATTTGAGGCTTAAAGTTTACATACACTTTGCAGAATCTGCCAATTgttaaaaaattgtaataaaataagagGAGCCATGTTTTTAGGACTGCCCTGATGAAGCTGTTTCACACAACAGATGCCAACACTAGACAAAACAGGAGCTGAATTTGATGCATCAGAAGTTAAGCTTGACATGACTTGATCACGGTGTGAGGAGTTCACCTGGCTGTTGATCTCTTTGTCGTGCTGTCGGCGTAGTTTGTCCTCTTCTCTCTGCTTGTCCAGTTCCTGTAGCCAGCGTCTCTGCTGCTCCTGTCTCTGAGCACTGAACAAGTCCTCCACAGGAGCCGCTTCCTGCACACCACAGATGCAGTCAAACATCAGTATATCACTGGATGGACTGCAGAGCAGACCAGGGGCATTAGTCTGAGTCTGTGATGAACTCACCCCCACTATGAAGACAGAGCGGCTGGCAGCAGGGAGCTCTCTCTGAGTCTGGGCTGGAGCTCTGTAGTTTGAGCTCTCTGCTCCAGCAGCCCTCCGTGAGCTCGGCCCGTCCTGCACCAACACACACACCAACAGCTCAAACATTCTACCTTacattcctgtggctcagtggtagagcattgcgttagaagcgcaaaaggttgtgggtttgattcccagggaacacatgataagtaaaaaatgttagcctcaatgttagtcgctttggataaaagcgtctgctaaaagcaTCAGTTTATATTCAGCCCCACATGCTGTTTGACGCCATAATCATCATGTCACTGTGTCACAGTGTAATTATTCTTCTATTCTTCAataaggtgtggtcacatttgtGAGCCTGGAGCAGAAAACCAGTGCACAGTAGTAGCACAGGTTTATTTGTAGCAAAAGccagcaatacattttataggTTAAacttatcaatttttcttttatgccaaaaatcattaggacatttcGTTTCATAAAGCTATttttgctagtaatatgcattactaaggacctcattttctcaatatttagattttctttttttttttcgcaccCTCAGACTTCAGTTTCTCAAGTTGTCTCTCAACCAAATATCGTATCAtaaaatgtacccttatgactggttttgtgtggACCAAGATCACATTTATCGCTGTTTGAAGAAACTGAATTTGTTTAACATTAACACTTATTTTCCTTTAATATTTgctctaaataaatacattcttgtCATCTAAGAtgttatattttgattaaaattagatttctctgttacatgaaaattttttatgtacatgtgtattgttaaaataaaaattacaaaaagttgCTATTTTAGCCAAAGTAAATctgactaaaaacaaaaaaataacactgaacTGGCTTGAGTGTCTCGGTTAAAtctttagatttttatattatagatcagtgattaTTTTGCgttatatttaactgaaaatgtagCAGCTTATAATGTGTCAAACATTGACCATGACACATCAATACACAGAAAACGGCAATATGATTTATGAAGAGCAAAGTACATAATATCTACTCACTGTGTCAGGCTGGTCTTTCAGCCTGGCTTCATAAGATTCACTGTGAGCTTTCATATCTTTGAGACCGGCTTTCTGCTGCCTCTTCAGAGCCATCTGCTCATCTGGAAAGCAGCAAGCAAATTTATTATTTCACCATAGCTAATTCAACATACTCTCGTTGCAGTTCTTAACTATTTCATGAAACTATTTCAGTGAATTGCTCACTAATTCACACAAATGTGTACCTCATTCATAAGATTTCACATGATTTACTTAGACCCACTGAtggttaggtttaagggtggaCCTTTAAAACAAATCATGTTTCTGTATGAATTACTTTCAACATTTGAAGAAagttgataaccaaacagttctTGGTCCCCTTTGGTTTccattatgatttcttttttcttctttttacctATGGACATCAATGGCtatatcttcttttgtgaaaCGCAGAAGTGTGTAAATGACAGAATTCACATTTTTGGACAGACTATCCCTTAAACTTGCTATGTAGTCATCACAAAGGTTTGTCTGATTGCACAACACAGCAGTACCCAGCTCTCTCCTCCACTGAGCTCTTCTGGCTTCCAGTTTGTCTCGCTCTCGTTCCCTTTCTCCAAATGTGCTGAAAAATCCTGAGTGCTGCTCATCTGACAGAGGCCTGATTCGAAACACAAGAGAGACACAAGCACACATGACACACTTCATAATGGTTATTAAGAACGACCCAGCAACAACAGGTAATATTCTGGCAAGGTTCTTTCACATTTATTAACTAATtatttcagaaatgttaaaaGAATGTTTGCTCAAAGTTTTCTGGTCATTATAAAATGTGCTCAAAATGTTtgtatgtaaaacaaaaatattatttacatactgtTCAACATTTTTCAGAAACTTTTTAGTTGGAAATTCAtctaattatttttaaacattaaaggaacactccaccgttttttgaaatagggcttattcacattatttcctacatttagataggtgggcaaatgcatttttgtgtcagtgcatgcattgttttagtttgactgggtcggtgttagcttagcttagcacaatgaatggaatcctttgttgccagctagcatggcctgagtaaaagtgatcaaaaaaacaaaaaaaaccccacctaattacttcttgtggcctgcgtattcacaacgagtacaaatagcgatccagattaacactaggcgatttcctaggcagatattgacttgggactatattatggggaagcacaggcgaagcaatgctgcttaggcgaagtactgctacttcggcgcagagaatcacgcaacacatgaaatcccacgacttccgtcaacacaccggcgtgaatagtagctgcctggctattttccttacagtacacgaatggcgatgaacatggctgattttgagagagacgaagagggtgacttttcagacagtcaagaaccagaaccatacctatttgaaccagagtttacagaagacgagctgcgtgctttggaaatagaacgacaggaggaggaggttgagatcgctcaacagcctaaggacgtgaggatgagagccaacatgaactggtggtgtgaatgtgggggaatatgccaatctatgccgacggaaatagagtgtctgtgctgtagagagtgggacatgtttttgccattgatgaccaggctcaacacgtcagatcaagatgagcgtgcccgaagttgtgtcacatctacagaggatttcacggcgctgatccattctgcagtactcgatttttttttccggtgtgacaaagtgaactggaaaaaacgccccacgccgaatggaccaaatggacagctgtccacagagtaagtgattattttaatcatgacgcatgtatagatcgacccatattatacctgtattcacatagagttgatgttttcatgtgttgcgtgattctctgcgccgaagtagcagtgcttcgcctgtgcttccccataatatagtccgaagtcaatatctgcctaggaaatcgcctagtgttaatctggatcgctatttgtactcgttgtgaatacgcaggccacaagaagtaattaggtgttttttttttatttttcgatCACTTTTACtccggccatgctagctggcaacaaaggattccattcattgtgctaagctaagctaacgccgacccagtcaaactaaaacaatgcatgcactgacacaaaaatgcatttgcccacctatctaaatgtaggaaataatgtgaataagccctatttcaaaaaacggtggagtgttcctttaattaaTTAGTTTCAGATGGATAGAAAGCATTCAAAAACTTTCCCATGATGTCTTTCAAAAGGATCAAATGGAATTTTTCGCAAAACCAAGAACAAGAATCAATTCTTTAAAAAGGTTAATAAAACAATGCTTTGAACATTCAAACAACATTCAGGAATATCGTTTTCATAACTTCATGGGAATGTAAGTGAAATGTTCTTAGTACATATATTCTTGTTAGCTGGGTATTTATCAAGTAACTCActtggtgaatctcacaaaacataTCAAAAGCATGCCATATTTCATGTCACTgctcatatttaataaaaaaaaaagaattggataaatatgcaaaaaaaatgctGCTGGTGTATAAAGCCCATTAATCGGTGCTCTTTGGGTGTGGGACTTCTAAATTCATCAAAAAACGAATCACTCCattcattacaatttcaaatgCCTTGAAGTGATTTGTTATTTGATAAGGTTCATTTCATTCTAGCATTGTTATCATGACAACTAAGCTCATGTTATAAGATTCGCCTCTTGTGATACACTGTAGCTGATCTTAAATCAAGTCAGTTTTCTTACTGTCTTTCTGCCTTTTCATGTGATGCTCTGTGTCTGTCATTATGTTTGTCCAGGATCGACTCTTCACCAGTTCCTGTAGTTCCAGGACAGTTTTCCTCTGAGCTGGCCACAGCTTCTGCTAACAAGAAACAAGCTTGTCCTTCAGAATGCTATGGTAAAGTAATTTTAACCCTAAAAGGGGCAACTTATCCTGGGGGATAAAAACATTTGAGAAGCAGTGAAATGTTTTTGTGGCTTGCATTTTAGAAAATCCAATCTTTTTGTAATCTTGACAAAACagatatcgttggaaaggtctgacAGTGAAGTAGCCATATTTAGTAACTGTTTTGTAATAGAAGAGATATTGTGACCGGAAACGGCATGAAAAATAGTGCCCAAACAAAATCTCACAGgaactaaaacatttttcaacttcaaatttggaacataaattGGTTAGACTTATGTCTTTGATTTGATAGCAATTTTAGACtgcaacatattttataaaatatacagaGTATACTACATTATCTTTACTGTGAACTTAAactgttaaaacattttataatttcttattttaaaacgCTTTCACTTCAGCAATAATCCGCTATGTGTCTTCTTTAGAAAGAGACCAACCTTAGGTCGGTTTTCCAAAACATTTAGGAATTACAACCATGTTGTAACAAGTACTGGTGAACAAGTGTGCTGTTTTCAGTGAATTTATACCCCCAAAGGAGCGACGTATCCTGGGggatacaaacattaaaataagagtcaagttgtgagaaaaaaataaataaataatgaaattgtattattttagtcCCAATAAGGAGAAAAGCAGTAAATTAACTTTCTGATGTCTCTTTATGGGTTTGCCCTTTTATGGTTAACTGTACATTGATCATGAAACACCAGAGGGCTGTTTAAAAAACCCAACTTGAAATAACCTAACAAATCAATGAGGACTAAAGCGGTATCATAAACAACAAATTAAGTTCATGCAATCTCACTAATTTGATCCAGGTTGAGTGAGTCAGGATAATTTgctgtgtatttaatttaatgtgccTGCTGGTTCTCACACAGCCCTTAATGTCGGTCATGGATCAATCGATAAACCATGGCAAGTGCATATATTTAtgctgtttaatgcatttgagaCGTTGTTTTTTCCTCAGTGAATAACAGACATCTCACAGTTATATTCTTCATCTCCAAAaatcatacaaaaatatatttttcaacattttgaagTCAGGTGTCAGTGTTTTCGTGAAATATTTGTTGTTGGACATTAAATGTGACACATGTAGAATTTTAATCCTACATATAAGTGTATTTGTATGATAGCAGTAACTGTAAATCAGAGGTAAGCTAATTAATTATAGGCTCAGATGAGTTAaatgtgtgtttctcttttcagTTTCATTGTTGtccgtttttatttttaattcagttattttaccttttaatttggtgtttttaaagataatttttatactgtaatgttttaatgttctaCTATAAATACAGCTGTCATAAAACCCAGGATAAAATCTGCATGGCAAGAAACTGCTGATCAACCGAATGAGCATGTAGCAGcatgttaaaatgttttcatgtatcttaaaaaaagattattcaaTTTGGACACAATACATTAAATAAAGTCTGTTGTAGCctaggcctatattttattttatttaagttgcaCTATCTGTATACTTCTATTTTTGTAcagataataaagtaaaataatagtatGTGAGAGTGTCAGTGGTTGTAGAAAATATCAATGTGTTCCTATTGGTCAGTGTATGGAAGCTCAGTTTAGCCTGACAGTTAGCCTGCTCTGGACCAGGTTAGTTTCCTAGCATCAGTgtccacaaacacaaacaagtgACTGAACTTGAGCTATGGTAAATTTGCTTTATGAAACCAAATCAAGAGACAATGAGTCTGAGACAAGCttggcttatttggtaaactaGTTTTATGAACCAGCCCCCAGGTCCTGTAATGACTCacctgtgtgagagtgtgtgtttgcagcgGATGAGCTGCTGATGGTGCTCAGTATCTGCTGGAACTGCTCCTGTGTCAGACACACCATGCTCTCCTTCTTCTGCTGTCCAGTGGCTGTGCTGTCCGACTGCGCTTTCACCACCTCGCTGGACCTGCTCTTGGGTCCGCCCGTGCTCTTCTGCCCAACACAACTGACTAATGGTGTGTTTTTGCTTCTTTTTACCTTTTCGGCTTTGTCTGGTTGAGGAGGACATTGTTTGGAGTTGatgattttgtgtgttttattcctTGGAGGAATCTAAGCACAAAAAATACAgagcacacacatgtaacacacagtTCAAAACAGGATACATGTTTGATAACTTCTAGAATTTGCAcgttaaatttaacacatttacagAGACTTTAAACACAAAAAGGCTGCACAGGTGTTTACTTACCTGACAAGAGCCCTTCTTATTAGAAGACTTTGATTCAGCACCTGTATAAGATGAGATACATAGTTGTATGTCTATGTCATG is from Carassius gibelio isolate Cgi1373 ecotype wild population from Czech Republic chromosome B22, carGib1.2-hapl.c, whole genome shotgun sequence and encodes:
- the ccdc66 gene encoding coiled-coil domain-containing protein 66 isoform X2, giving the protein MMKNLGDGLLFELENGKPRLVLAQYGAESKSSNKKGSCQIPPRNKTHKIINSKQCPPQPDKAEKVKRSKNTPLVSCVGQKSTGGPKSRSSEVVKAQSDSTATGQQKKESMVCLTQEQFQQILSTISSSSAANTHSHTEAVASSEENCPGTTGTGEESILDKHNDRHRASHEKAERQPLSDEQHSGFFSTFGERERERDKLEARRAQWRRELDEQMALKRQQKAGLKDMKAHSESYEARLKDQPDTDGPSSRRAAGAESSNYRAPAQTQRELPAASRSVFIVGEAAPVEDLFSAQRQEQQRRWLQELDKQREEDKLRRQHDKEINSQGEDMERWALHFDSLHQPSAVVPERGVPDPSSCLSHRSVSGALSTAWDGSSAFGGDSLGRASVDTTQGNQQRSSYLRTMTALLDPAQIEERERRKLKQLEHQRAIEAQVEERRRQKEKEETIRRSQEQAEERRLEREREQLQQQYMKDSERQRHREVKHTRSTQT
- the ccdc66 gene encoding coiled-coil domain-containing protein 66 isoform X1 — protein: MMKNLGDGLLFELENGKPRLVLAQYGAESKSSNKKGSCQIPPRNKTHKIINSKQCPPQPDKAEKVKRSKNTPLVSCVGQKSTGGPKSRSSEVVKAQSDSTATGQQKKESMVCLTQEQFQQILSTISSSSAANTHSHTAEAVASSEENCPGTTGTGEESILDKHNDRHRASHEKAERQPLSDEQHSGFFSTFGERERERDKLEARRAQWRRELDEQMALKRQQKAGLKDMKAHSESYEARLKDQPDTDGPSSRRAAGAESSNYRAPAQTQRELPAASRSVFIVGEAAPVEDLFSAQRQEQQRRWLQELDKQREEDKLRRQHDKEINSQGEDMERWALHFDSLHQPSAVVPERGVPDPSSCLSHRSVSGALSTAWDGSSAFGGDSLGRASVDTTQGNQQRSSYLRTMTALLDPAQIEERERRKLKQLEHQRAIEAQVEERRRQKEKEETIRRSQEQAEERRLEREREQLQQQYMKDSERQRHREVKHTRSTQT